The Neurospora crassa OR74A linkage group IV, whole genome shotgun sequence genome has a segment encoding these proteins:
- a CDS encoding KapG protein: MDQMEQQLAQLLANTQLPDEGPRKQAELDLSQAKANPDFPIAIARVGINPSFPVSIRQSALTYLRQFIEDNWSPDDGEAPRYPISDHYKHELREVLLALCLGSEGDRKVKVATSLVVSKIAQADFPDRWPTLLPSVLGVMPTGTDDQLHGALRILQDLVEESLTDEQFFGTAREIIKACYDVALNNDRKKNHRALAVVVFRSCFDLMDMAKDDHKKEVTSFAQEILAGWLPFMELVINSPLPDREEAGSQPQSWYGPITLKVQVVKTLIKIKTVFPSLLLPHSPTFFSAVWQELSRLRDAYQDLFINNEVQSRLEDSDGLPYTLDFLVLDELDFLNQCLRASPVQKHLEADIKAQPDMSKIDWVMKLNQLLVSYSQVTQEEEGLWDIDVSLFLAEETSVSANYTARTACGDVAVKLGEWLGPKVFQGLYEVAKTLFGNNTNNWREQEASLYLFNCALNDFLDCEKTVPVEVTAPYGEIIQYAVNRQDMPVLCARGFLAGAALSQAAGSPAYGLLEQTIKTVGSSDSELIQVACIKAMNGFLQSTLEPQYQGHILQAIQGYLSGLDLTSLEDSDDLLVTIVETLKAAIAVDMRTVLQPDSTALDMLLTLGKHGAANYHVEISVCEAFEEIAEAMKDATAYPAFCAKVLPSITGAFDVANVTGDDPLVILAVELLSILVEFGVEPLPAGFVEHTLPKLARLLMSSTEGEVLRPGTQAVKNMLMHDHQQVFAWSDESGRSGLEVCLMVIDRLLDPSMEDNAASDVGGLAAELVEKAGPQRLGPYLAQLLRAVAARLHTAQEVAIIQSLILVFARLSLTVEGARDVINFLSETPIDGQNGLQIVLSKWLENSAIFSGYDEIRQNIIALSKLYELNDARVNETLVKGDLIINNDTRIRTRSRAKQNPDQYTQIPAPLKIVKVLVDELGATAGFHSDARSAAMAQNVDVEEEDEDEDDEGWEDEPDVLDLGLGSTKAELMSWAEGNQALRDRDDETRHYLVGFFVRVATENIGNFNDRWYQHLNEEEKEKLRELSAQ, translated from the exons ATGGATCAAATGGAGCAACAACTGGCGCAGCTGCTTGCCAACACGCAGCTTCCCGACGAGGGCCCTCGCAAGCAGGCCGAGCTCGATCTCTCTCAAGCCAAGGCGAACCCCGATTTCCCAATTGCGATTGCCCGCGTTGGTATCAACCCCTCGTTCCCCGTCAGCATCCGCCAGTCTGCCTTGACCTACCTGCGTCAGTTTATCGAGGACAACTGGAGCCCAGACGATGGCGAAGCCCCCCGCTACCCTATTTCCGATCACTACAAGCACGAACTCAGAGAGGTGCTGCTGGCCCTCTGCCTGGGAAGCGAGGGCGACAGAAAGGTCAAGGTTGCCACCAGTCTGGTCGTCAGCAAGATTGCTCAGGCCGACTTCCCCGACAGATGGCCTACCTTGCTACCCAGTGTCCTGGGTGTTATGCCCACCGGGACCGACGACCAGCTGCACGGTGCCTTGCGCATTCTTCAAGACCTTGTCGAGGAAAGTCTGACTGACGAGCAATTCTTCGGCACCGCGCGCGAAATCATCAAGGCATGCTACGATGTCGCCCTCAACAACGACCGCAAAAAGAACCACCGTGCCCTGGCCGTCGTGGTGTTCCGCAGCTGTTTCGATCTGATGGACATGGCCAAGGATGATCACAAGAAGGAAGTCACCAGCTTCGCCCAGGAGATTTTGGCCGGCTGGCTCCCCTTCATGGAGCTTGTCATCAACTCACCACTTCCTGACCGCGAAGAGGCCGGTTCCCAGCCCCAAAGCTGGTACGGCCCCATCACACTCAAGGTCCAGGTCGTCAAGACCCTGATCAAGATCAAGACCGTCTTCCCCTCTTTGCTTCTTCCCCACAGTCCCACCTTCTTCAGTGCCGTTTGGCAAGAGCTGTCGAGACTTCGGGACGCTTACCAGGACTTGTTCATCAACAACGAAGTCCAGAGCCGCCTGGAAGACAGCGATGGCCTACCCTATACTCTCGACTTCCTGGTTCTGGATGAGCTTGACTTCCTCAACCAGTGCTTGCGTGCGAGCCCTGTACAAAAGCACCTCGAGGCCGACATCAAGGCCCAACCTGACATGTCCAAGATCGATTGGGTCATGAAGCTCAACCAATTGCTGGTCTCGTACTCCCAGGTCacccaagaggaggagggcctGTGGGACATTGATGTTTCCTTGTTCCTTGCCGAAGAGACGAGTGTCAGTGCAAACTACACTGCCAGGACGGCATGCGGCGACGTGGCTGTCAAGCTCGGCGAATGGCTCGGGCCCAAGGTTTTCCAAGGCCTTTATGAGGTTGCCAAGACTCTCTTTGgtaacaacaccaacaactgGCGGGAGCAAGAGGCGTCGCTCTACCTGTTTAACTGCGCCCTGAACGACTTTTTGGACTGCGAGAAGACCGTTCCTGTCGAGGTTACCGCACCCTACGGAGAAATCATTCAGTACGCCGTCAACAGGCAAGATATGCCCGTCTTGTGTGCCCGGGGATTTCTTGCTGGAGCTGCGCTAAGCCAGGCCGCCGGCAGCCCGGCATACGGTCTTCTTGAACAAACCATCAAGACTGTTGGAAGCTCGGACTCGGAGCTTATCCAAGTCGCCTGCATTAAGGCCATGAATGGCTTCCTCCAGTCCACCCTCGAGCCGCAGTACCAAGGCCATATCCTCCAAGCTATCCAGGGTTACCTGAGTGGACTGGATCTTACCTCGCTAGAGGACTCGGATGACCTCCTGGTAACCATCGTTGAGACACTCAAGGCAGCCATTGCCGTGGACATGCGCACAGTTCTCCAACCTGATAGCACTGCTCTTGACATGCTTCTCACGCTTGGCAAGCACGGTGCTGCCAACTATCACGTGGAAATCAGCGTCTGCGAGGCGTTCGAGGAGATTGCCGAGGCCATGAAGGATGCGACTGCTTACCCAGCCTTCTGCGCCAAGGTCCTGCCATCTATCACTGGTGCTTTTGATGTGGCCAACGTCACTGGAGACGACCCGCTTGTCATT CTCGCCGTTGAACTCTTATCAATCCTTGTCGAGTTTGGCGTGGAGCCTCTTCCTGCTGGTTTCGTTGAACACACCCTTCCCAAGCTTGCCAGGCTTCTAATGTCGTCGACCGAGGGTGAGGTCCTCCGTCCCGGCACGCAGGCCGTCAAGAACATGCTCATGCATGATCACCAACAAGTGTTTGCATGGAGTGATGAGAGTGGCCGTTCGGGTCTTGAGGTCTGCTTGATGGTTATCGACCGTCTTTTAGATCCTTCTATGGAGGACAATGCTGCTTCAGATGTCGGTGGTCTCGCGGCAGAGCTGGTCGAGAAGGCTGGTCCCCAGCGGCTTGGGCCTTACCTTGCTCAGCTCCTAAGGGCGGTTGCCGCACGTCTACACACCGCTCAGGAAGTGGCCATCATTCAGTCGCTCATCCTTGTCTTTGCGCGCCTTTCTCTTACCGTGGAAGGCGCCCGGGATGTCATCAACTTCTTGAGCGAGACTCCTATTGACGGCCAGAACGGACTCCAGATTGTCCTTAGCAAATGGCTCGAGAATTCGGCCATTTTCTCCGGATATGACGAGATTCGCCAGAA CATCATTGCCCTCTCCAAGCTGTATGAGCTTAACGATGCGCGTGTAAATGAAACCCTGGTCAAGGGTgatctcatcatcaacaacgatACCAGAATTAGGACTAGATCAAGGGCCAAGCAGA ACCCCGACCAGTACACCCAGATCCCCGCCCCGCTCAAGATTGTCAAGGTGCTCGTTGACGAGCTCGGCGCCACAGCCGGTTTCCACTCTGACGCGCGGTCTGCGGCCATGGCGCAAAATGTGGAtgtagaggaggaagacgaggatgaggatgacgagggcTGGGAGGATGAGCCCGATGTTCTGGATCTTGGCCTCGGCTCTACCAAGGCTGAGCTCATGAGCTGGGCGGAGGGTAACCAGGCCCTGCGCGATCGTGATGACGAAACCCGCCACTACCTGGTTGGGTTCTTTGTCCGCGTCGCAACCGAGAACATTGGCAACTTCAATGACCGCTGGTACCAGCACCTTaacgaggaagagaaggagaagctgcGGGAACTCAGCGCTCAATAA
- the bud3 gene encoding BUD3 — protein MVRVTEELAISPEHVTLYYTTDPLLGHLPVLIFHGPSTTANYTLNSSRIQVHVYSPAGFMSFHRITISPNSPFYDVVDHLPREFQGDEICRGLAFGLYKYFSELPEAVKAYLKHQYPTRGPRAPDTAATLFSPQHAADLAQSAVPVENTADVIQTLEVALQTQHINNVDIDLVLPPGSIIPLDDEELEEVPEDEDDILDPTLRQYGGYTPLVKLFGEPVFLPTSKLRRAPSRPSSLRNRTKSFSRNQKVELRMKLGELVDTEERYVLKVNELVNHVADEFRQGAKARATGSISPSEEDLDKLFPPSADEILQLNTAFMHELRRIMDDTEEDAIRDMETPFPIHREGSVKVKDPSGALAMARLFMEWFPKFTECYQDYIRASREFPRLLNLFLEQQSSFRQRVAQKGEQAVRSLLIEPVQRLPRYSLMIDQIVNCLPITHPALQLMLRARDIITNICSLDEGAGDKPHIINRLRAMVECWPPDLEPQGRLAVAADFIELSPPFDELRESDLHENAGIFLVFSDIIVILKKKTDSGLTGRDLLREIDKPSPAGLLASMTNVAGGPGMWEFALTGWHNLADVRFTESADGRLIWMASTADMKGSHSGEYFGGKAITSRCFILQEMYEGRASKWSEEIAKARIEGRFSEQEREDPTWTLRSVRMEDNNFRLHAAVFQEAADQLIEGRREPAPIRVVLDMDLGTKSAPVGHYGVEVVVEISTADLRRISMNTLGLNGKKFSDEVALDDFLPTLSRRIIQLLSTQTCVANLRLAPALVHYYTKILRGLHMGSKDMEKGHKRSQSASPVKLLSNFLGGSTPSVTLTESTPSGSIRGHQRNPNGSAPALLPSQMARTNSRNELLLLAAQIKEQHSIKMGTAEDMRPENPLFRLEQTFTGFIANLQARKGYYHGRTLLTRSMADELLVNDLYNRLIEFPFDLEASAEVGTDIVFAAFEKFVRIAWRDQIGPIITMHALDALQVRASKRVVGEFGDFVRFIFRDLAPQNRRAFTALIKLLADLLDGCSNDGDRGALTLAFAELLVDDGTGSNYINLLDRLVEDCDRIFEDHSFAATLQLNSSHDDITASNRSQKSVTGSVTSNSSSLRRKFGFDNLLRQNSKTDSDRSSVWRSLSKHTRSPGESSSLSKASRSKSIDISVFFNPPTPNRSRRPGSRDRPPIAGAFDDITHRPSSSKRLETIGEPEDEEAFTESNRLKKKRRSSLSDLKSVLSSTTLVESVTSPPPVDDKESPLVIDVDSAAAPVPAQINRKQASQKFHTAPRLPAPTKIPISPNSPTKISISPGSGFSVSPGAEVVPPLYSSRQKESPIVSPLASSPCTPPDKKAFSSSLPIRSRPKSLSVPQIPTLKPSRLPTAERPSSNSNSTSNGAADTGGRLARSPSRPTLPYNNGGLKVPTSSSGRLGLRSPQKLRERLQTELKAVEEVDATLQSELSRISEDMTRINATLPRSASTEIRRLSSAVRALEERVPHAMLDLQERQAEINREMEATLRVAEAKVKAIDQLYKEATAENELLYEKFNSELGKILKALKGKGREDKEELMAKLREQSEEAARVKKENARLKREMASLRALVKAGVSSTPVERVQGLDGVDGS, from the coding sequence ATGGTTCGTGTCACGGAGGAACTGGCCATCTCGCCAGAGCATGTCACACTCTACTACACCACGGACCCTTTGCTGGGCCATCTCCCGgtcctcatcttccacgGCCCTTCGACGACAGCAAACTACACTCTCAACAGCTCGCGCATTCAGGTCCATGTCTATAGCCCGGCTGGCTTCATGTCCTTTCACCGTATCACCATCTCTCCCAACTCCCCCTTCTACGATGTTGTCGACCACCTGCCGCGCGAGTTTCAGGGTGACGAGATATGTAGAGGACTGGCCTTTGGCCTGTACAAGTACTTCAGCGAGCTACCAGAAGCCGTCAAAGCCTACCTAAAACACCAATATCCCACACGAGGCCCAAGGGCTCCCGATACGGCAGCTACGTTATTCAGCCCTCAGCATGCCGCCGACCTCGCCCAGTCGGCCGTTCCCGTCGAAAACACCGCCGACGTGATTCAGACTCTCGAGGTTGCACTACAAACACAACACATAAATAACGTGGATATCGACTTGGTATTGCCCCCCGGTTCCATCATTCCccttgatgacgaggaacTCGAGGAGGTACCtgaggacgaagacgataTTTTGGATCCGACTCTCAGGCAGTACGGCGGCTATACTCCCTTGGTCAAGCTGTTTGGAGAGCCTGTGTTCCTTCCCACATCCAAGTTACGTCGCGCACCTTCGCGGCCCTCTTCATTACGAAACCGGACCAAGTCGTTTTCAAGGAACCAAAAAGTGGAATTGCGCATGAAGCTGGGCGAGTTGGTCGATACCGAGGAGCGCTATGTGCTCAAGGTGAACGAATTGGTAAACCATGTGGCCGACGAATTCCGCCAAGGAGCAAAGGCACGAGCTACTGGTAGCATCAGCCCGTCAGAGGAGGATCTGGATAAGCTCTTCCCGCCATCGGCGGATGAGATACTGCAGCTCAACACGGCATTCATGCACGAGCTTCGGCGGATTATGGACGATACGGAAGAGGATGCGATTAGAGACATGGAGACCCCATTCCCAATACATAGAGAGGGCTctgtcaaggtcaaggaccCCAGCGGTGCTCTGGCCATGGCCCGCCTCTTCATGGAGTGGTTCCCTAAGTTTACCGAGTGCTATCAGGACTACATCCGGGCCAGTCGGGAATTTCCTCGGCTACTCAACCTATTTCTAGAACAGCAATCAAGCTTTCGCCAGCGGGTAGCCCAGAAAGGAGAACAAGCCGTCCGATCCCTCCTCATAGAGCCAGTCCAGCGATTGCCACGATACAGTCTTATGATCGACCAGATTGTGAACTGTCTGCCCATTACGCATCCTGCCCTGCAACTGATGCTTCGTGCAAGAGACATAATCACCAACATCTGCTCTCTAGACGAGGGCGCCGGAGACAAGCCCCACATAATTAACAGGTTACGCGCAATGGTGGAATGCTGGCCCCCAGACTTGGAGCCACAGGGAAGGTTAGCCGTGGCTGCCGACTTCATCGAGCTATCTCCCCCTTTCGATGAGCTGCGAGAATCAGATCTCCATGAAAATGCCGGCATTTTCCTTGTGTTCTCCGACATTATCGTTAttctcaagaagaagaccgacTCAGGACTTACGGGTCGTGACCTACTGCGCGAGATCGACAAGCCATCACCCGCCGGCCTGCTCGCATCCATGACAAATGTTGCTGGAGGACCAGGAATGTGGGAGTTCGCGCTTACGGGGTGGCATAACCTTGCCGATGTTCGCTTTACAGAATCTGCTGATGGTAGGCTAATCTGGATGGCCTCGACTGCTGATATGAAGGGGTCACATTCTGGCGAGTATTTCGGTGGCAAGGCGATTACCTCAAGGTGTTTCATACTGCAAGAAATGTATGAGGGTAGGGCTTCCAAATGGAGTGAAGAAATCGCCAAGGCCCGTATCGAGGGTCGATTTTCCGAGCAGGAGAGAGAAGACCCCACTTGGACTTTGCGTTCGGTGAGGATGGAAGACAACAATTTCCGGCTACACGCAGCCGTTTTTCAGGAGGCGGCAGATCAACTCATCGAAGGCCGACGAGAACCAGCACCTATCCGGGTTGTCCTGGATATGGACCTAGGTACCAAGAGCGCCCCAGTCGGTCATTACGGCGTAGAGGTCGTGGTCGAGATCAGTACCGCGGATCTCAGGAGGATATCGATGAATACTCTTGGCTTAAACGGCAAGAAATTCAGCGATGAAGTTGCCCTGGACGACTTTCTACCAACCCTCTCACGCAGAATTATCCAGTTGCTAAGTACCCAAACCTGTGTCGCTAACCTAAGACTCGCCCCCGCCCTTGTTCACTACTATACCAAAATCCTACGCGGCCTCCACATGGGATCAAAAGACATGGAAAAAGGCCATAAGCGCTCACAAAGCGCGTCCCCCGTCAAGTTGTTGTCGAATTTCCTCGGTGGCAGCACGCCCAGTGTTACACTCACAGAAAGTACGCCCAGTGGCTCGATAAGGGGGCACCAGCGGAATCCTAATGGGAGTGCTCCCGCTCTGCTCCCCTCGCAGATGGCCAGGACAAACAGCCGCAACGAATTGCTGTTGCTTGCGGCCCAAATTAAGGAACAACATAGTATCAAGATGGGCACTGCTGAAGACATGCGCCCCGAAAACCCACTGTTCCGTCTTGAACAGACCTTCACTGGTTTCATTGCCAATCTACAGGCTCGTAAAGGCTACTATCATGGCCGAACACTGCTTACTAGATCCATGGCAGACGAACTGTTGGTCAACGACCTCTACAACAGACTGATTGAATTTCCATTCGATTTGGAAGCCTCGGCTGAGGTGGGCACTGACATAGTGTTTGCCGCGTTCGAGAAGTTTGTGCGCATCGCATGGCGCGATCAGATAGGACCGATCATAACCATGCATGCGCTTGATGCCCTCCAGGTCCGGGCTTCCAAGAGAGTGGTGGGAGAATTTGGCGACTTTGTCCGATTCATTTTCCGAGACCTGGCCCCACAGAACCGACGGGCTTTCACCGCACTGATCAAACTACTGGCAGATTTATTAGATGGATGCTCGAACGACGGAGATCGGGGCGCCTTGACACTAGCGTTCGCAGAATTACTTGTCGACGACGGCACCGGTTCCAATTACATCAATCTCCTAGACCGCCTTGTTGAAGACTGCGACCGAATCTTCGAGGACCACAGCTTTGCCGCAACCCTACAGCTCAACAGCTCACACGACGATATTACCGCGAGTAACCGGAGCCAAAAGTCCGTTACGGGATCAGTGACGTCCAACAGCTCGTCGCTGCGGAGAAAGTTTGGGTTCGACAACCTCCTCCGGCAAAACAGCAAAACAGATTCCGATCGTTCTTCGGTATGGCGGTCCCTCAGCAAGCACACAAGGAGCCCAGGTGAAAGTTCGAGCCTTTCCAAAGCGAGTAGGTCAAAATCAATCGATATAAGCGTTTTCTTCAACCCACCAACACCCAACAGGTCGCGACGCCCAGGGTCGCGAGACAGGCCTCCAATCGCCGGAGCTTTCGATGACATCACGCACCGTCCGTCTAGTTCAAAACGATTAGAGACGATTGGCGAGccggaagatgaagaagcatTTACCGAATCCAACCGGTTAAAGAAGAAGCGTCGCAGCTCGTTGTCGGATCTGAAGTCGGTATTGTCGTCCACGACCCTGGTAGAATCGGTTACAAGCCCGCCCCCGGTAGACGACAAAGAGTCGCCGCTAGTCATCGACGTCGACAGCGCTGCCGCCCCTGTTCCCGCTCAGATTAACAGAAAACAGGCCTCCCAGAAGTTTCACACGGCGCCCCGTCTCCCGGCACCGACCAAGATTCCGATCAGTCCGAACTCACCCACCAAGATATCCATAAGTCCCGGTTCGGGCTTTAGTGTCAGCCCTGGCGCTGAAGTTGTACCACCATTGTATTCATCGCGGCAGAAGGAAAGCCCAATTGTCAGTCCCTTGGCATCATCCCCGTGCACCCCACCCGACAAAAAGGCCTTTAGCTCCTCCCTCCCAATTCGGAGTCGGCCCAAGTCCCTTTCGGTCCCCCAAATTCCCACCCTCAAGCCTTCCCGGCTCCCTACAGCCGAACGTCCATCatccaacagcaacagcaccagcaaTGGCGCTGCCGACACTGGGGGTAGACTCGCCAGATCTCCGAGCCGTCCTACCCTGCCCTATAACAACGGGGGGTTGAAAGTTCCGACCTCCTCCAGCGGCCGCCTCGGCCTCCGCTCCCCCCAAAAGCTCCGCGAACGTCTGCAAACCGAGCTCAAAGCCGTCGAAGAAGTCGATGCCACCCTCCAGTCCGAGCTTAGCCGCATCTCCGAAGACATGACCCGCATCAACGCCACGCTTCCGCGCTCCGCCTCCACGGAAATCCGCCGCCTCTCCAGCGCCGTCCGCGCCCTCGAGGAGCGCGTCCCGCACGCCATGCTCGACCTGCAGGAGCGCCAGGCGGAGATAAATCGGGAGATGGAAGCCACTTTGAGGGTCGCAGAAGCCAAAGTGAAAGCCATCGATCAGCTTTACAAGGAGGCGACGGCGGAGAACGAGTTGTTGTATGAGAAGTTCAATAGCGAATTGGGCAAGATACTCAAGGCGCTCAAGGGTAAGGGAagggaggataaggaggaatTAATGGCGAAACTGAGGGAGCAGAGTGAGGAGGCGGCAAGagtcaagaaggagaatgcgaggttgaagagggaGATGGCGAGTTTGAGGGCACTGGTTAAGGCGGGGGTTAGCAGTACGCCGGTGGAGAGGGTGCAAGGTCTTGATGGGGTTGACGGGTCATGA